A region from the Bacteroidota bacterium genome encodes:
- a CDS encoding S9 family peptidase produces the protein MQVRLLILFLLCTPFILHAQLDSLLTIEDVGLARLRPDSPRSVEWEPGGSFFTWMSSGLQHLVRYQPKSGKQDTLYLDRFASLARMSGIPDVKRFPQLKWLSADSGWFLTGGKLAVLNRADETIRIWSRLPASAENIDVSADLKVAFTVGNALKVSLRDSVAIPVGEPSFEGEVYGKAPHQREFGITKGTFWSPSGRFLAFYRSDDRPVTRYPLVDITSRPAEVKPFMYPMAGEANHLVTVGVFDTKTGKTTWLPTGEPADQYLTNLTWQPDESALWVVHVNRGQDSSRIVRYPIGQGSPATMLTETDQVWIEPEHGPVFLPGSDGDWLWLSRRDGWDHLYRYDKTGRLKKQVTSGKWNVLSVDKVSPDGSQLVLTTTRKSPLGRQILQVSTGSGKITPIGSGDQMNWVTPSPDAKQAVVFTQSPVQPGQLVLYKGGNSKPLLLHQSPDPYKTIHFSKPEFFSIRSVSGDSLYGQLYKPIGFDPARKYPVILYVYGGPHNQLVTNSWPQGVYHLWFQYMAQRGFIVIQLDNRGTPNRGKAFEQAIFRRAGTVEMEDQLAGLDWLSQFSWADMSRVGVFGWSYGGFMTATLMTKAPDRFKAGVSGAPVIDWSYYETVYTERYMDTPVANPEGYKTSSVLNSIGNLKGRLLMIHGTHDNVVMWQHSLLLVSEAIRNSVQMDYFVYPGHLHGVAGKDRVHLFEKISRHFLENL, from the coding sequence ATGCAAGTCCGCCTTCTGATCCTGTTCCTGCTTTGTACTCCCTTCATACTCCATGCCCAATTGGATAGCCTTCTGACCATTGAAGATGTCGGACTGGCACGGTTACGCCCCGATTCTCCCCGAAGCGTGGAATGGGAACCCGGCGGATCTTTTTTTACATGGATGTCTTCCGGATTGCAGCATCTGGTACGGTATCAGCCGAAAAGCGGAAAGCAGGATACCCTGTACCTGGACCGTTTTGCCTCCCTGGCCCGGATGAGCGGTATTCCTGATGTAAAGCGATTTCCCCAACTGAAATGGCTGTCGGCAGACTCTGGCTGGTTTCTGACCGGGGGCAAACTGGCTGTTCTGAACCGGGCCGATGAGACCATCCGCATCTGGTCACGCCTGCCTGCCAGTGCCGAAAACATCGATGTGTCTGCAGACCTGAAAGTGGCTTTTACTGTTGGAAATGCTTTGAAAGTCAGTTTGCGTGATTCGGTGGCGATTCCGGTTGGAGAGCCATCCTTCGAAGGGGAGGTGTATGGTAAAGCCCCGCATCAGCGAGAGTTCGGAATTACAAAAGGCACTTTCTGGTCACCATCCGGTCGTTTTCTGGCCTTTTACCGGTCGGATGACCGTCCGGTAACCCGTTACCCGTTGGTAGATATCACCTCCAGACCGGCCGAGGTGAAGCCGTTTATGTATCCAATGGCTGGGGAAGCCAATCATCTGGTGACCGTCGGAGTATTCGATACCAAAACAGGGAAAACCACCTGGCTTCCGACTGGTGAACCAGCCGATCAATATCTGACCAACCTCACCTGGCAGCCCGATGAGTCGGCTCTGTGGGTGGTTCATGTGAACCGCGGGCAGGATTCAAGCCGGATTGTCCGTTATCCCATTGGACAGGGGTCGCCGGCAACCATGCTGACAGAAACCGATCAGGTCTGGATTGAGCCGGAGCATGGTCCCGTTTTTCTGCCCGGCTCTGATGGGGATTGGCTGTGGCTGAGCCGCCGGGATGGCTGGGATCATTTGTATCGATATGATAAAACCGGCCGGCTGAAAAAACAGGTAACCAGCGGCAAGTGGAATGTGCTATCGGTTGATAAAGTCAGTCCGGATGGCAGCCAACTGGTTCTGACCACCACCCGGAAGTCACCATTGGGGCGTCAGATTCTTCAGGTGAGTACCGGATCAGGAAAAATCACACCGATCGGTTCAGGTGACCAGATGAATTGGGTCACTCCCTCTCCCGATGCAAAACAAGCTGTTGTTTTCACCCAGTCACCCGTTCAACCCGGTCAATTGGTCTTGTATAAAGGTGGAAATTCAAAACCCCTCCTTTTGCACCAGTCTCCCGATCCGTATAAAACCATTCATTTCAGCAAGCCGGAATTTTTCAGCATCCGGTCCGTTTCAGGTGATTCCCTTTATGGGCAGCTTTACAAACCGATCGGATTTGATCCAGCCAGAAAATATCCGGTGATATTGTATGTCTATGGCGGACCGCATAATCAGCTGGTGACCAATTCCTGGCCCCAGGGTGTTTATCATTTGTGGTTCCAGTATATGGCTCAGCGTGGATTTATCGTGATTCAACTTGATAACCGCGGGACGCCCAACCGCGGAAAGGCTTTTGAACAGGCCATTTTCCGTCGGGCAGGAACGGTTGAAATGGAGGATCAGCTTGCCGGACTGGATTGGCTGAGTCAGTTTTCCTGGGCCGATATGAGCCGTGTGGGTGTCTTTGGCTGGAGTTACGGTGGATTTATGACCGCCACGCTGATGACCAAAGCGCCCGACCGGTTCAAGGCTGGTGTTTCCGGGGCACCAGTGATTGATTGGAGCTACTACGAAACGGTTTATACCGAGCGGTATATGGATACCCCCGTTGCCAATCCGGAAGGATATAAAACCTCCTCGGTTTTGAATTCCATCGGAAACCTGAAAGGCCGGCTTCTGATGATTCATGGTACCCATGACAACGTGGTCATGTGGCAGCACTCATTGCTTCTCGTCAGCGAAGCCATCAGAAACTCGGTTCAGATGGATTACTTCGTCTACCCCGGACATTTACATGGGGTGGCAGGAAAAGACCGTGTGCACCTGTTCGAAAAAATCAGCCGGCATTTTCTGGAAAACCTGTAA
- a CDS encoding hemolysin III family protein encodes MYKPGFLAEILVNSISHGIGFLLSVAGLVLMIWKASTTGTAIAVVSVSVFGASMTLMYLMSTLYHSFQGRKVSRLFQIFDHQSIFLLIAGSYTPICLLGLTSGWAWSLIGVLWGLTILGWTWKALFSDRWITLSSLIYLAMGWLAVLVFDQLWNSMTPSGVFWLILGGIFYSSGLIFFSWTRLPFHHGIWHLFVIGGSFSHFWMVYFYLLPGR; translated from the coding sequence ATGTACAAACCCGGTTTTTTGGCAGAAATATTGGTGAACTCGATCTCTCACGGAATTGGATTTCTTCTTTCCGTTGCCGGTTTGGTACTGATGATCTGGAAGGCATCCACGACAGGAACCGCGATAGCCGTTGTTAGCGTGTCTGTTTTTGGTGCATCTATGACTCTGATGTATCTGATGTCTACCCTTTACCACTCTTTTCAGGGACGGAAAGTGAGTCGGTTATTTCAGATTTTTGATCATCAGTCCATCTTCCTGCTCATCGCTGGTTCATATACTCCAATATGTCTTCTTGGGTTGACATCTGGCTGGGCCTGGAGTTTGATTGGAGTTTTATGGGGTCTTACCATCCTTGGCTGGACCTGGAAGGCTCTTTTTTCTGACCGGTGGATAACCCTTTCATCCCTTATTTACCTGGCAATGGGCTGGCTGGCTGTTCTGGTTTTTGACCAGTTGTGGAACAGCATGACCCCTTCAGGTGTATTCTGGTTGATTCTGGGTGGAATCTTTTACTCTTCAGGTCTGATTTTCTTCAGTTGGACCCGCCTTCCATTTCACCATGGAATCTGGCACCTGTTTGTGATCGGAGGAAGCTTCAGCCATTTTTGGATGGTATATTTCTATTTACTCCCGGGGAGGTGA
- a CDS encoding SDR family oxidoreductase: protein MLSTNAPWSLNGQTILVTGGTMGIGEAVVQEAARLGATVLVLARNQNRLAEKLEAWRGSGFPVKGLSIDLSGRSGVEQALDWIRKEAPVLHGVVNNVGTNIRKKSVDYTEDEVEYLLRTNLLSGFHLIRQLVPNLRASGSGSVVNVASVGGLRALRSGAPYAMTKAAMIQMTRNLAVEWASDQIRVNSVAPWYTRTPLASPVLEQPEVLADILSRTPMKRIAEPVEVARAVVFCLMPASSYMTGHCLVVDGGFMAYGF from the coding sequence ATGTTGTCAACAAATGCTCCCTGGTCACTGAACGGTCAAACCATCCTGGTCACGGGTGGAACCATGGGTATTGGTGAAGCCGTGGTTCAGGAAGCAGCCCGGTTGGGAGCCACCGTTTTGGTACTTGCCAGAAATCAGAACCGGCTTGCTGAAAAACTGGAAGCCTGGCGTGGTTCAGGATTCCCGGTAAAAGGGCTTTCAATTGATTTGTCCGGTCGTTCAGGAGTGGAACAGGCTCTGGACTGGATCAGAAAAGAGGCACCGGTTCTGCATGGTGTGGTGAATAATGTGGGAACCAACATCCGTAAAAAATCGGTAGATTATACGGAAGACGAAGTGGAGTACCTGCTCCGAACCAATCTGCTGTCCGGTTTTCATCTGATCAGGCAATTGGTTCCGAACCTGAGGGCCTCCGGTTCGGGGTCGGTTGTAAATGTGGCCTCGGTTGGCGGACTCAGGGCCCTGAGAAGCGGTGCTCCCTATGCCATGACCAAGGCGGCTATGATTCAGATGACCCGCAATCTGGCGGTGGAATGGGCCTCCGACCAGATCCGGGTTAACTCGGTGGCTCCATGGTATACACGTACACCACTTGCCTCACCGGTTCTGGAACAGCCCGAGGTGCTGGCCGACATTCTTTCCCGAACACCCATGAAGCGGATAGCCGAGCCCGTTGAAGTGGCCCGTGCGGTGGTCTTTTGCCTTATGCCAGCTTCATCTTACATGACCGGTCACTGTCTGGTGGTCGATGGCGGGTTCATGGCTTATGGATTTTGA
- a CDS encoding T9SS type A sorting domain-containing protein: MNSTLPCKISCRLSSKPVRILILGLLLTAWPAGAQIPESYQAFKDSLTLFSGLTSPTERTTRLNAFWNRLKAANRIPFAVGNQVAFMYKGAGSSSTAIAGDFNGWSPSGTAWQGKKVTNLDLHLVETTFPPDARLDYKWVIGGSNWILDPANPFTQMSGFGDNSELRMPNWNVSPWLVRTPGIATGKLSANIRFTSQKLGYVSQYRVYTPAGYDTLQTLSVLYVTDGHEYSADATGSLIIILDNLIAARLIEPLIVVFLDPRNPDNTSQNRRMNEYNLNKAFLDYVCDELVPVIDAAYRTAATADTRGILGTSMGGLNSAYFGAKRHDVFRRIAIQSPAFQANSTIYSLYATDRMPLKIFLSTGLIGDTQNQAETLLNTYLIPKDYEHVYKAVNEGHSWGNWRALNDDVLIYLFPPSKPVSVPESEKPVKTGGVFNYPNPFNPSTRIGFYLSQPSAVSLRVYDSTGREVITEQYGLMSAGQQSVPVMLGGFASGIYPYRLLAGEVSMTGRMTLLR; encoded by the coding sequence ATGAATTCAACTCTGCCCTGCAAGATTTCCTGTCGACTATCCAGTAAACCAGTCCGGATTCTGATTCTGGGACTGCTGCTGACCGCATGGCCGGCCGGTGCCCAGATTCCTGAATCTTATCAGGCATTCAAAGACTCCCTGACCTTGTTCAGCGGCTTGACCAGTCCGACCGAACGGACAACCCGGTTGAATGCTTTCTGGAACCGCCTGAAGGCAGCAAACCGAATCCCCTTTGCCGTCGGAAATCAGGTTGCCTTCATGTACAAAGGGGCAGGCTCATCGTCCACAGCCATTGCCGGTGATTTTAACGGATGGTCCCCTTCCGGGACAGCATGGCAGGGGAAAAAGGTGACCAATCTCGATTTGCACCTGGTCGAAACAACCTTTCCTCCCGATGCCCGATTGGATTATAAATGGGTGATTGGTGGCTCCAACTGGATTCTGGATCCGGCGAATCCTTTCACTCAGATGAGTGGTTTCGGAGATAATTCAGAACTCAGAATGCCCAATTGGAATGTATCTCCCTGGCTGGTAAGGACACCAGGCATTGCAACCGGTAAGCTGTCGGCCAACATCCGGTTTACCAGTCAGAAACTGGGATACGTCTCCCAATACCGTGTCTATACGCCAGCCGGTTATGATACCCTTCAAACCCTGTCTGTGCTGTATGTGACCGATGGACACGAGTATTCAGCGGATGCAACCGGAAGTCTGATCATCATTCTGGACAATCTGATTGCTGCCCGCCTGATTGAACCATTGATTGTGGTTTTCCTCGATCCCAGAAATCCGGATAATACCAGTCAGAACCGCCGGATGAACGAGTATAATCTCAACAAGGCCTTTCTCGATTATGTGTGTGATGAACTGGTTCCGGTGATCGATGCGGCCTACCGGACGGCTGCCACCGCAGATACCCGCGGAATTCTCGGCACCTCGATGGGTGGATTGAATTCGGCCTATTTCGGGGCCAAACGTCATGATGTGTTCAGGCGGATTGCTATTCAGTCGCCGGCTTTTCAGGCAAACTCCACTATTTACAGTCTGTATGCTACCGATCGGATGCCCCTGAAAATTTTTCTGAGCACCGGTCTCATCGGAGACACACAGAATCAGGCTGAAACCCTTCTGAATACCTATCTGATTCCAAAGGATTATGAGCACGTGTATAAGGCGGTCAATGAGGGACATTCCTGGGGAAACTGGCGTGCCCTGAACGATGACGTCCTGATATATCTGTTTCCGCCCAGCAAGCCGGTCTCGGTTCCTGAAAGTGAAAAACCGGTTAAGACCGGTGGTGTCTTTAACTATCCGAATCCGTTTAATCCATCCACCCGCATAGGTTTTTACCTGAGCCAGCCATCTGCCGTCTCACTGAGGGTTTATGACAGCACCGGAAGGGAAGTCATTACTGAGCAATACGGACTGATGTCCGCTGGTCAGCAGTCGGTACCGGTCATGCTCGGAGGATTTGCTTCCGGAATCTATCCGTATCGCCTGCTGGCTGGTGAGGTTTCTATGACCGGCCGGATGACTCTGCTTCGCTGA
- a CDS encoding acetyl-CoA hydrolase/transferase family protein, protein MIKYVSAEEAVKVIESGDRVFIHGGAATPTTLIKAMTARAGEIREIETIHLHTEGPAPFAEPGMEPFFRDNSMFMAGNVRKAVNEGRADNMSIFLVDCPTLFRRGILPLDVAMVHVSPPDKHGYVTLGVSVDVARAAVQTARKVIAQVNPNMPRTHGDGFIHYSKFDALVLVNDPIHEHHNDEKSDVTDLIGAHIAGIVEDGATLQMGIGAIPDAVLGKLMNHKDLGIHTEMFSDGMVPLVEKGIVTNMRKKTHPGKIVAGFAMGTRRLYDFMDDNPLIAMCDIAYVNDTAVIRKNPKVTAINSAIEVDLTGQVCSDSIGTRMYSGVGGQVDFIRGASLSEGGKPIIALPSTTSRGDSKIVNTLKVGAGVVTNRAQAHYIATEYGIAELFGKNNRLRAQELIKIAHPDHREGLDKAAFERFGKSLF, encoded by the coding sequence ATGATTAAGTATGTCTCTGCCGAAGAAGCAGTAAAAGTGATTGAATCGGGCGACCGTGTGTTCATTCACGGGGGAGCTGCCACTCCAACCACCCTGATTAAAGCCATGACAGCCCGCGCTGGCGAAATCCGTGAAATTGAAACCATTCACCTTCATACCGAAGGTCCTGCACCCTTTGCAGAACCTGGAATGGAGCCCTTTTTCCGCGATAACAGCATGTTCATGGCCGGAAATGTACGCAAGGCAGTAAATGAAGGACGGGCCGATAACATGTCCATCTTTCTGGTGGATTGTCCCACGCTGTTCCGTCGTGGTATTCTTCCGCTCGATGTGGCCATGGTGCATGTATCCCCTCCCGATAAACACGGTTATGTGACCCTCGGTGTCTCGGTTGATGTGGCTCGCGCTGCCGTTCAGACCGCCCGTAAAGTGATTGCTCAGGTAAATCCGAACATGCCCAGAACCCACGGTGATGGCTTTATTCATTACTCAAAGTTTGACGCTCTGGTCCTGGTCAATGATCCGATTCATGAACATCACAATGACGAAAAATCAGATGTGACCGATCTGATTGGCGCCCATATCGCCGGTATTGTTGAGGATGGAGCCACCCTTCAGATGGGAATTGGTGCCATTCCAGATGCCGTTCTGGGAAAACTGATGAACCACAAGGACCTTGGAATTCATACAGAAATGTTTTCTGATGGAATGGTTCCGCTGGTTGAAAAGGGAATCGTGACCAACATGAGAAAGAAAACCCATCCGGGTAAAATTGTGGCTGGATTTGCCATGGGAACCCGCCGTCTTTATGACTTTATGGATGACAATCCGCTGATTGCCATGTGTGATATTGCTTATGTGAATGACACAGCCGTCATCAGAAAAAATCCGAAGGTCACCGCCATTAACAGTGCCATTGAAGTGGATCTCACCGGTCAGGTCTGCTCTGATTCCATTGGAACCCGTATGTACTCAGGTGTCGGCGGACAGGTCGATTTTATCCGTGGAGCCTCACTTTCTGAAGGTGGAAAACCCATCATTGCGCTGCCTTCCACCACCTCGAGGGGAGACAGCAAAATTGTCAATACACTCAAGGTGGGGGCTGGTGTGGTAACCAACCGTGCCCAGGCTCATTACATCGCCACCGAGTATGGAATTGCAGAGCTCTTCGGGAAAAACAATCGCCTTCGTGCTCAGGAACTGATCAAAATTGCCCATCCCGACCACCGTGAAGGTCTTGATAAAGCGGCTTTTGAACGGTTCGGAAAATCCTTGTTCTGA
- a CDS encoding alpha/beta hydrolase, giving the protein MTPITIEAVGSGKPVVLIHGFPLSPAIWDSQRDLSATYKLLLPTLPGMGGSDWEPFTIDSLADSIASALTDMGISRVIMLGHSMGGYIALSFAARHAGMLSGFGLVASHPYADSSEAKSGRLQMIERIRREGSDFVGDVMIQKIFAPQTIASNPALISTARSIMKSARPEAIINSQEAMSARPDRSFLLVKMKIPVGLFFGAKDVSIIQTVQNDISALNSAARLMVLPESGHMPMMEHPNEFNSALQDFLSTIQ; this is encoded by the coding sequence ATGACTCCAATCACCATCGAGGCAGTCGGTTCCGGTAAACCGGTGGTTCTGATACATGGTTTTCCGCTGTCACCTGCCATCTGGGACAGCCAGCGTGACCTTTCAGCCACTTACAAACTGCTTCTGCCAACCCTTCCGGGCATGGGTGGATCGGACTGGGAACCATTTACCATTGATTCCCTTGCAGATTCAATTGCCTCAGCCCTGACCGATATGGGAATCAGCCGGGTAATCATGCTTGGCCACTCCATGGGTGGTTATATTGCGCTGTCCTTTGCTGCACGTCATGCTGGCATGCTTTCAGGGTTCGGATTAGTCGCCAGTCATCCTTACGCAGATAGTTCCGAGGCCAAATCCGGCCGGTTACAGATGATTGAACGGATCCGCCGTGAGGGCTCTGATTTTGTCGGTGATGTCATGATTCAGAAGATTTTTGCACCACAGACGATTGCCTCCAATCCTGCCCTGATCTCAACTGCGCGGTCCATAATGAAAAGTGCCAGACCAGAGGCCATCATCAATTCTCAGGAAGCCATGTCGGCCCGTCCTGACCGATCCTTCCTTCTGGTTAAAATGAAAATTCCGGTCGGATTGTTTTTTGGCGCAAAAGATGTATCAATCATCCAAACGGTACAGAACGATATCTCAGCACTGAATTCCGCAGCCCGGCTGATGGTTCTTCCGGAAAGCGGTCACATGCCAATGATGGAACACCCGAATGAATTCAACTCTGCCCTGCAAGATTTCCTGTCGACTATCCAGTAA
- the rplU gene encoding 50S ribosomal protein L21 has translation MYAIVDIAGKQFKVEGQKKVYVPLLDKEVGTTVTFDQVLLVADDQSKTTVGTPTVKNASVEATVLAHVKADKIRIFKYKRRKGFRRTQGHRQQYTQVLINSIKA, from the coding sequence ATGTACGCCATCGTCGATATAGCTGGCAAGCAGTTCAAGGTTGAGGGTCAGAAGAAGGTTTACGTTCCGCTTCTCGATAAAGAAGTGGGTACCACGGTAACTTTCGACCAGGTGCTTTTGGTTGCTGACGACCAGAGCAAAACCACGGTAGGGACCCCAACTGTCAAAAATGCTTCAGTAGAAGCTACTGTACTTGCCCACGTCAAGGCCGATAAAATCCGTATCTTCAAATACAAGAGAAGAAAAGGATTTCGCCGGACGCAAGGTCACCGTCAGCAATACACACAGGTTTTAATCAACTCGATTAAGGCATAA
- the rpmA gene encoding 50S ribosomal protein L27: MAHKKGAGSTRNGRDSNAQRLGVKAFGGEVVTAGSILVRQRGTRFHPGINVGKGGDDTLFALVDGKVEFRVKANKRQYVSVTPVSVN; this comes from the coding sequence ATGGCACATAAAAAAGGAGCCGGATCGACGCGGAATGGACGCGATAGTAATGCCCAGCGGTTGGGAGTGAAAGCATTTGGTGGTGAAGTTGTCACAGCCGGAAGCATTCTCGTCCGTCAGCGGGGTACCCGTTTTCATCCCGGTATCAACGTTGGAAAAGGCGGAGATGACACCCTGTTTGCTCTGGTAGACGGAAAGGTCGAATTCCGTGTGAAAGCCAACAAACGGCAATATGTTTCGGTTACGCCGGTTTCAGTCAACTGA
- a CDS encoding sulfurtransferase: protein MKHHAPRFLKLVNDTRQHVRETTVEAIYQRLASGERLTLIDVREDHEWNESRIPGSLHLSKGIAERDIESRFPDTGEELILYCGGGFRSVLTAWTLGQMGYTAVISMDGGFRGWKEAGYPLDTQPPAGKDSK, encoded by the coding sequence ATGAAACACCACGCTCCCCGATTTCTCAAACTGGTAAACGACACGCGGCAACACGTCAGGGAAACCACTGTCGAAGCCATCTATCAACGCCTGGCATCGGGCGAACGCCTGACACTCATCGATGTCCGCGAGGATCATGAATGGAACGAATCACGGATTCCCGGTTCCCTTCACCTTTCAAAAGGCATTGCGGAACGGGATATCGAAAGCAGGTTTCCCGATACCGGTGAAGAACTGATACTCTATTGCGGCGGCGGGTTCCGGTCGGTCCTGACTGCCTGGACTCTGGGTCAGATGGGCTATACTGCGGTGATTTCGATGGATGGTGGATTCCGTGGCTGGAAAGAAGCAGGATATCCTCTCGACACCCAACCACCGGCCGGAAAGGACTCAAAATGA
- the mraW gene encoding 16S rRNA (cytosine(1402)-N(4))-methyltransferase, whose amino-acid sequence MAGSWLMDFEWFADRLSVQPIRAGHLISTVQNHLREAIRPGDILIDATAGNGNDTLFLSSLAGETGRVYAFDIQQAALDSTRKRLETYGSPSNVRLIHDSHQAMKGHVGSDWGSVSVIMFNLGYLPGGDHHLTTQTSSTCEAILQAHEGLRQGGLLSVMFYPGHEEGSREALAVADLIQTMEENWQTWVFGVGKTLKPAPFALIRQKVH is encoded by the coding sequence ATGGCGGGTTCATGGCTTATGGATTTTGAGTGGTTTGCAGACCGGTTGTCCGTTCAACCCATCCGCGCAGGTCACCTGATCAGTACTGTTCAGAACCATCTCCGTGAGGCGATCAGACCGGGGGATATCCTGATTGATGCCACTGCCGGAAATGGAAATGATACCCTTTTCCTTTCCTCACTTGCTGGTGAAACTGGAAGGGTATATGCTTTTGATATCCAGCAGGCGGCGTTGGATTCAACCAGGAAACGTCTTGAAACTTACGGGTCGCCATCCAACGTTCGCTTGATTCACGACAGTCATCAGGCCATGAAAGGCCACGTGGGATCCGATTGGGGTTCAGTTTCGGTCATCATGTTTAACCTGGGCTATCTGCCTGGTGGTGATCATCACCTTACCACCCAGACCTCATCGACCTGTGAAGCGATTCTGCAGGCACATGAAGGATTAAGACAGGGAGGCCTGCTGAGTGTCATGTTCTACCCCGGACATGAGGAAGGCAGCCGGGAAGCTCTGGCGGTGGCTGACCTGATTCAGACAATGGAGGAAAACTGGCAAACCTGGGTTTTTGGAGTGGGAAAAACACTGAAACCGGCCCCGTTTGCACTGATCAGGCAAAAAGTACACTGA
- a CDS encoding sugar nucleotide-binding protein: MKVLVTGLHGTLGRQLKIYLESKGDTVIGWNRNVVPIDQYYPMEDYIRMEKPDMLIHLAVNSKPTGRENENWIVNYQWPSELAWITRNLNIRFVYTSTVMVFSDYAVGPFTIDSLPDNNKGYGFEKRIAEGRIQYQNPDSITLRLGWQIINEMGSNNMIDYLENQQSTQGSVRCSTRWLPACSFAEDTAAVLRESLTMKPGLYQVDSNKGWNFFEIATALRDKFGKNWDLEPTGDFVFDQRMIDDRLKVTPLSKRLPGLRKLK; this comes from the coding sequence ATGAAAGTACTGGTAACCGGACTGCATGGAACCCTTGGCAGGCAATTAAAAATTTATCTTGAATCCAAAGGTGATACCGTGATCGGGTGGAACCGGAATGTGGTTCCCATCGACCAGTATTACCCCATGGAAGATTACATCAGGATGGAAAAGCCCGACATGCTGATTCACCTGGCCGTGAACAGCAAACCCACCGGGCGCGAAAACGAAAACTGGATTGTGAATTATCAATGGCCGAGCGAACTGGCCTGGATTACCCGAAACCTGAACATCCGGTTTGTATATACCAGCACAGTCATGGTTTTCTCTGATTATGCAGTAGGCCCCTTCACCATCGACTCTCTTCCCGATAATAACAAGGGATACGGTTTCGAGAAAAGAATTGCAGAAGGACGCATTCAGTATCAGAATCCCGATTCAATCACCCTCCGGTTGGGCTGGCAGATAATCAATGAGATGGGCAGCAACAACATGATCGACTATCTGGAAAATCAGCAGTCCACACAGGGGTCGGTACGTTGCAGCACGCGCTGGTTACCGGCCTGTTCCTTTGCAGAAGACACGGCTGCGGTTCTGAGGGAGTCGCTGACGATGAAACCCGGTCTTTACCAGGTGGATTCCAACAAAGGGTGGAATTTCTTTGAAATTGCCACCGCCTTACGAGATAAATTCGGGAAGAACTGGGATCTGGAACCAACCGGCGATTTTGTCTTTGATCAGCGGATGATTGATGACCGGCTTAAAGTAACACCGCTTTCCAAACGGTTACCCGGTCTGCGCAAACTGAAATAA